TCCGGCGGGCAGGAACAATTCCGGGCCACCCGGCTCCTCGTGGCCATGGGCCGGCGCCCGGTCACCGAGGGTCTTAACCTGGACATCGTGGGCGTGAAGACCGGGGATCGCGGCGAAGTCCTAGTCCAGGACACGCTGGCGAGCACCAACCCCAGGATCTGGGCCGCCGGGGACGTGACAGGGCACCGGGAATTCGTCTATGTCGCAGCCTCGCACGGCACCCTGATGGTGGAGAACGCATTCAACCAGGTCGGCCGCGAGGTCGACTACCGGCACCTGCCCCGGGTCACCTTCACCAGCCCAGCCCTGGCCGCTGTCGGCATGACCGACAAGGAAGCCAACGAGGCGGGCATCCGCTGCGAATGCCGGGTCCTGCCGCTGGAATACGTGCCCCGTGCCCTCGTAAACCGTGACACCCGCGGGTTCATCAAGATCGTCGCCGACAACAGCACCGGCCGGATCGTGGGCATCACGGCCGTGGGTAAGGAAGCCGGTGACCTGGCCGCGGCCGGCGTGTACATCCTGGAGGCCGGGATGACCGTGGATCAGGTCGCGAACCTCTGGTCCCCGTACCTGACGATGGCCGAAGGTATCAAAATCGCCGCCCAGTCCTTCAAAACGGACGTCTCCAAACTCTCCTGCTGCGCCTCCTGACCCTTTTCCCGTCAACCTCAAAAACTCGAAGGAACAAATCATGACGAACGACATTAGCCACGTTACTGAACGCCTCGCCACCGGGGAGACCGGCATGCAGCCCTGGCTGTGGTTGCCGCTGATGAAGCTCCTCGCCCTGGGTGACCCGGTCGACATCGCGGACCTTGCCGCCGCGACCGGGCGGCCCGTCGAGGAAATCCGCGCGGCGCTTGAGGCCATGGCCGACACCGAATACGACGGTTCAGGCCGGATCGTCGGGCAGGGCCTGACTCAGCGTCCCACGCAGCACCGCTTCGAAGTCGGCGGCGAACAGCTCTACACCTGGTGCGCACTCGACACCCTGATTTTCCCGACCCTCCTCGGCGCCCCCGCCCGGATCGAGTCCGCCTACAAATCAACCGGAACACCGGTTCGGGTGCGCGTTGACAGCTCCGGTGTCACCAGCGTCGAACCGGCTACAGCCGTGGTCTCCCTGGTCAACCCGGAGGACATGAGCTCGGTCCGGTCCTCCTTCTGCAACCAGGTCCACTTCTTCGCCTCACCCGATGAGGCAGGACCATGGCTCGAAAACCACCCCGAAGGGACGGTCATCCCCGTCGAGGAGGCATACCGGCTCGCGTCCACCATGGCCGACCAAATGCTCGCCGGGACCACCAGCCAGAACAGGGAAAAACCGGGCAACGGAGCGCAAAGCTGCAGCTGCTGACGCCCCCCGCCCCCGGCGCCCTCCCACAGCGCCGGACCCGTCTGGTTCGAAAGGCCCACCCCTTCGGTATGAAACAGCGTTGGATGACCCTGACCGTCACAGCACTGGCTGCCTTGGCCCTTGCCGGGTGTTCCGGTACCGCGTCGTCCTCGGCGCCGGGGACGACCTCGGCCGTGGCGCCTGGCGTACCCGCGTCGGCCCCCCCTCCCACCGGGCCGTCCGCGACCAGCTGGGCGCTGGATCCTGCCGGGGCGGCCGGGAGGATCGAGGCCGCAGGGCTGCAGGTCCTCACGGCCGAGGGAACGGCGGAACATTTTCATGCCCACCTAGACGTCGTCGTGCACGGCAAACCCGTCACGGTTCCCGGGGGCATCGGGGTCACCCTCGGCCCGGACGGTAAACCCAACGGCATTTCCCCCCTGCACACCCACGACACCTCGGGAATCATCCACATCGAAGCCCCCACGGCCGGCCAGCGCTACACCCTGGGCCAGCTCCTGCAGGAATGGGGAATGCTCGGCGGCACCGGATGTATCGGCCCGGACTGCAGCTCCGAAGCGGACAAGTGGACGGTGTACGTCAACGGAAAGATCAAGACGTGGGACGTGACAGGTGTTGCCCTGGCCGCCCATGACCGGATCGCGCTGGTGTACGGGAAAGAGCCGGCTTTCATCGATCCGAACTACACATTCCCGGCCGGGCTCTGAACGGCGGGACCGCCTTCCGCCACACCTTGAGCGCACAGGAGAGGGTATGCCCCGGAATCGGGGACCCTGCTCCGGGTCCGGGAAGCTCGACCAGAACCTTGAAAGACCGATGACGACTGAAGGGTAGAAGCGATGGACGACCATTTTGATGTTGCGGTACTGGGCATGGGGCCAGGCGGAGAGGTCGCCGCCGGGCGGCTGCTGAAGGCCGGGAAAAAGATCGCGGTCATCGAGCGGGAGCTTATCGGCGGGGAATGCGCGTACTGGGCGTGCATACCGTCCAAAACCGTGCTCAGGCCGCCGGAGGCGCGCACGGAAGTGCAAAGGGCGGCCGGGGTGTCCGGGGCGGAGCTGGACTGGTCGGAAACCAGCGGCTACCGCGATTACATGATCAGGCATCTTGATGACAAGGACCAGATCGACGGCTATGCCCGCCAAGGGGCTGAGGTAATCAAAGGTGAGGCCCGGATCACCGGACCCGGGCGTATCCTGGCCGGGGACCGGGAACTGAGCGCCGACCACATCATCATCGCCACGGGCTCGGACCCTGTCCTTCCGACCCTGGAGGGCCTTGATCAGATCACGGCCTGGACAAACCGGGAGACCTACACGGCCACGACACTCCCGGAGCGGGCTGTGATAATCGGCGGCAGCGCCGTCGGGGTTGAGACGGCCACGTTCCTGGCCCGTTTCGGCGTCAAGGTCACTCTGATCCACCGCGGGGACCGGCTCTTGGGGCGTGAAGAATCCCGGGCCGGGGAACTGGCATATCAGTATCTGCCCGAGGCCGGGGTCGAGATCCGGCTGGGAGTCACCGCCCGCCGGGGCCGCCGGGAAGGGGACCAGAGCGTCCTTGACCTCGACGACGGGACCGAGGTGGCCGGCGACGTCGTCGTCTTCGCCACGGGCCGCACCCCGCGCACGCAGGGTCTTGGCTTCGAGCATGCAGGAGTGGTCCTGGGTGACCGCGGCCAGGTGCAGGTTGATGAACATTGCCGGGCCGGCGAGA
This genomic interval from Pseudarthrobacter chlorophenolicus A6 contains the following:
- a CDS encoding dihydrolipoyl dehydrogenase family protein, with the translated sequence MDDHFDVAVLGMGPGGEVAAGRLLKAGKKIAVIERELIGGECAYWACIPSKTVLRPPEARTEVQRAAGVSGAELDWSETSGYRDYMIRHLDDKDQIDGYARQGAEVIKGEARITGPGRILAGDRELSADHIIIATGSDPVLPTLEGLDQITAWTNRETYTATTLPERAVIIGGSAVGVETATFLARFGVKVTLIHRGDRLLGREESRAGELAYQYLPEAGVEIRLGVTARRGRREGDQSVLDLDDGTEVAGDVVVFATGRTPRTQGLGFEHAGVVLGDRGQVQVDEHCRAGENVWAIGDVTGIMPFTHVAKYQGRIAADAILGTPRKAFYEGIPRVVFADPEIAAAGLTLDQAGRRGLKTAAAEIDLAAAITRPWTYERDPRGHLGLLADTDRKVLIGAWAVAPMAGEWIHQASLAIRAQIPIETLRDQVAQYPTYHEAYQAALDKLEI
- the merB gene encoding organomercurial lyase MerB gives rise to the protein MTNDISHVTERLATGETGMQPWLWLPLMKLLALGDPVDIADLAAATGRPVEEIRAALEAMADTEYDGSGRIVGQGLTQRPTQHRFEVGGEQLYTWCALDTLIFPTLLGAPARIESAYKSTGTPVRVRVDSSGVTSVEPATAVVSLVNPEDMSSVRSSFCNQVHFFASPDEAGPWLENHPEGTVIPVEEAYRLASTMADQMLAGTTSQNREKPGNGAQSCSC